In the Ctenopharyngodon idella isolate HZGC_01 chromosome 4, HZGC01, whole genome shotgun sequence genome, one interval contains:
- the ncaph2 gene encoding condensin-2 complex subunit H2 isoform X1, which produces MVMDSAETRYAHLLQPLRDLTKNWDIDLASQLGEYLEELDQMTISFDGGKTMMNFAEAALLIQGSTCIYGRKVELLHTLVFQTLDYISNKNKKRDKQGSSSDGNQEKAPSGNEGDDCEFDEIEQDENVNSQNITMKDPTEPVKIIRLPPESLIPAESHEKQKYPLLSLKGELLGSCKDFRINNFTMDEAGLMRLGSSHAHFLKEVAEIQYNFSVHAPVSLQTEGVAEVDGGYNEEDCGAEVLPPLEDHGMEVESEEWVERHQAPSEGRMLRPRPAEQPISQESKQPKEIVDPWKWHDSYAVFGEDKPLKTGKCYKVPAGLEESGKRKRKGPSKLQDFGSWYSKVFETADRKLKNGPTYPDLNYIFVSKMDQRLKIQKQILRKRGVFVSDEELKKTYLEPENIEDQVEVVRHPDVEGEDFSDQEHDNLVDELEPAEHLGEQEQIFQDLHMSRMSYEDLVKKSVDLFLVNSQKYAQETALSRRVKEWEDGINPHLAAQETCPAFDIHEYGGRIVQALSSVGVKKSFAFVVKGKENTEACRYMLAALQLANDYTVEIDKKEGLEDSVDTMELTLLTTQRAHERLKTYNAPSATDIP; this is translated from the exons ATGGTCATGGATTCTGCAGAGACGAGATATGCCCATCTTCTGCAACCCCTGCGGGACCTCACCAAGAACTGGGACATTGACCTGGCCAGCCAGCTCGGAGAGTATCTTGAGGAG CTGGACCAGATGACCATTTCATTTGATGGTGGGAAAACCATGATGAACTTTGCAGAGGCTGCACTTTTAATTCAAGGATCAACATGCATCTATGGCAGAAAG GTGGAGCTCCTTCACACTCTAGTGTTTCAAACATTGGACTACATCTCTAACAAAAACAAGAA ACGTGATAAACAAGGTTCTTCATCAGATGGAAACCAAGAAAAAGCCCCTTCAGGCAATGAAGGTGACGATTGTGAG TTTGATGAGATTGAACAGGATGAGAATGTCAACTCTCAGAATATAACGATGAAAGATCCAACAGAG CCAGTGAAGATTATCCGTCTCCCTCCTGAATCTCTCATTCCTGCAGAATCACATGAGAAGCAGAAATACCCCCTTCTCAG TCTTAAAGGGGAGCTTCTTGGCAGCTGTAAGGATTTCCGGATTAATAATTTCACCATGGATGAAGCTGGATTAATGCGTCTGGGCTCTTCCCATGCTCACTTCCTCAAGGAGGTTGCAGAAATCCAGTACAACTTCTCTGTACATGCACCTGTGTCCTTACAGACAG AAGGTGTTGCTGAGGTTGATGGTGGTTACAATGAAGAAGACTGTGGCGCTGAGGTTCTTCCTCCACTGGAAGATCATGGGATGGAGGTGGAGTCCGAGGAGTGGGTGGAAAGGCATCAG gcTCCCAGTGAGGGGAGGATGCTGAGACCGAGACCTGCAGAACAGCCAATTTCACAGGAATCTAAGCAGCCCAAG GAAATTGTGGACCCTTGGAAATGGCATGACTCATATGCTGTTTTTGGGGAGGACAAACCTCTCAAAACAG GCAAGTGTTATAAAGTGCCGGCAGGTCTTGAAGAGTCTGGAAAAAGGAAGCGGAAGGGTCCTTCAAAACTGCAGGACTTTGGCAGCTGGTACTCTAAAGTCT ttgAGACTGCAGATCGCAAGCTTAAAAATGGACCTACTTATCCTG ACCTTAATTACATCTTTGTGAGTAAAATGGATCAGCGTCTGAAAATACAGAAGCAGATTCTCAGGAAAAGG GGTGTTTTCGTCTCCGATGAGGAGTTAAAGAAAACTTACTTGGAACCAGAGAATATTGAGGACCAGGTCGAGGTGGTCCGGCATCCAGATGTAGAGG GTGAGGACTTTTCAGATCAGGAACATGACAACTTGGTTGATGAACTTGAACCTGCGGAGCACCTTGGAGAACAGGAGCAAATATTCCAAGACTTGCATATGAGCCGGATGAGTTATGAAGATCTGGTCAAAAAGAGTGTG GATCTGTTTCTGGTGAACTCTCAGAAGTATGCACAGGAGACGGCGTTATCTCGAAGAGTCAAGGAGTGGGAGGATGGAATCAATCCTCATCTTGCTGCCCAG gaGACCTGTCCTGCTTTCGATATTCACGAGTATGGAGGCAGAATTGTCCAGGCACTCTCTAGCGTGGGGGTGAAAAAATCATTTGCCTTCGTTGTCAAAGGCAAGGAGAACACAGAAGCCTGCAGATACATGCTGGCTGCGCTACAGCTG
- the ncaph2 gene encoding condensin-2 complex subunit H2 isoform X2 — protein sequence MVMDSAETRYAHLLQPLRDLTKNWDIDLASQLGEYLEELDQMTISFDGGKTMMNFAEAALLIQGSTCIYGRKVELLHTLVFQTLDYISNKNKKRDKQGSSSDGNQEKAPSGNEGDDCEFDEIEQDENVNSQNITMKDPTEPVKIIRLPPESLIPAESHEKQKYPLLSLKGELLGSCKDFRINNFTMDEAGLMRLGSSHAHFLKEVAEIQYNFSVHAPVSLQTGVAEVDGGYNEEDCGAEVLPPLEDHGMEVESEEWVERHQAPSEGRMLRPRPAEQPISQESKQPKEIVDPWKWHDSYAVFGEDKPLKTGKCYKVPAGLEESGKRKRKGPSKLQDFGSWYSKVFETADRKLKNGPTYPDLNYIFVSKMDQRLKIQKQILRKRGVFVSDEELKKTYLEPENIEDQVEVVRHPDVEGEDFSDQEHDNLVDELEPAEHLGEQEQIFQDLHMSRMSYEDLVKKSVDLFLVNSQKYAQETALSRRVKEWEDGINPHLAAQETCPAFDIHEYGGRIVQALSSVGVKKSFAFVVKGKENTEACRYMLAALQLANDYTVEIDKKEGLEDSVDTMELTLLTTQRAHERLKTYNAPSATDIP from the exons ATGGTCATGGATTCTGCAGAGACGAGATATGCCCATCTTCTGCAACCCCTGCGGGACCTCACCAAGAACTGGGACATTGACCTGGCCAGCCAGCTCGGAGAGTATCTTGAGGAG CTGGACCAGATGACCATTTCATTTGATGGTGGGAAAACCATGATGAACTTTGCAGAGGCTGCACTTTTAATTCAAGGATCAACATGCATCTATGGCAGAAAG GTGGAGCTCCTTCACACTCTAGTGTTTCAAACATTGGACTACATCTCTAACAAAAACAAGAA ACGTGATAAACAAGGTTCTTCATCAGATGGAAACCAAGAAAAAGCCCCTTCAGGCAATGAAGGTGACGATTGTGAG TTTGATGAGATTGAACAGGATGAGAATGTCAACTCTCAGAATATAACGATGAAAGATCCAACAGAG CCAGTGAAGATTATCCGTCTCCCTCCTGAATCTCTCATTCCTGCAGAATCACATGAGAAGCAGAAATACCCCCTTCTCAG TCTTAAAGGGGAGCTTCTTGGCAGCTGTAAGGATTTCCGGATTAATAATTTCACCATGGATGAAGCTGGATTAATGCGTCTGGGCTCTTCCCATGCTCACTTCCTCAAGGAGGTTGCAGAAATCCAGTACAACTTCTCTGTACATGCACCTGTGTCCTTACAGACAG GTGTTGCTGAGGTTGATGGTGGTTACAATGAAGAAGACTGTGGCGCTGAGGTTCTTCCTCCACTGGAAGATCATGGGATGGAGGTGGAGTCCGAGGAGTGGGTGGAAAGGCATCAG gcTCCCAGTGAGGGGAGGATGCTGAGACCGAGACCTGCAGAACAGCCAATTTCACAGGAATCTAAGCAGCCCAAG GAAATTGTGGACCCTTGGAAATGGCATGACTCATATGCTGTTTTTGGGGAGGACAAACCTCTCAAAACAG GCAAGTGTTATAAAGTGCCGGCAGGTCTTGAAGAGTCTGGAAAAAGGAAGCGGAAGGGTCCTTCAAAACTGCAGGACTTTGGCAGCTGGTACTCTAAAGTCT ttgAGACTGCAGATCGCAAGCTTAAAAATGGACCTACTTATCCTG ACCTTAATTACATCTTTGTGAGTAAAATGGATCAGCGTCTGAAAATACAGAAGCAGATTCTCAGGAAAAGG GGTGTTTTCGTCTCCGATGAGGAGTTAAAGAAAACTTACTTGGAACCAGAGAATATTGAGGACCAGGTCGAGGTGGTCCGGCATCCAGATGTAGAGG GTGAGGACTTTTCAGATCAGGAACATGACAACTTGGTTGATGAACTTGAACCTGCGGAGCACCTTGGAGAACAGGAGCAAATATTCCAAGACTTGCATATGAGCCGGATGAGTTATGAAGATCTGGTCAAAAAGAGTGTG GATCTGTTTCTGGTGAACTCTCAGAAGTATGCACAGGAGACGGCGTTATCTCGAAGAGTCAAGGAGTGGGAGGATGGAATCAATCCTCATCTTGCTGCCCAG gaGACCTGTCCTGCTTTCGATATTCACGAGTATGGAGGCAGAATTGTCCAGGCACTCTCTAGCGTGGGGGTGAAAAAATCATTTGCCTTCGTTGTCAAAGGCAAGGAGAACACAGAAGCCTGCAGATACATGCTGGCTGCGCTACAGCTG